In Prochlorococcus marinus str. MIT 1214, one DNA window encodes the following:
- the rplN gene encoding 50S ribosomal protein L14, producing MIQQETFLTVADNSGAKRLQCIRVLGSNRRYAHVGDVIVASVKDAMPNMGVKKSDVVKAVVVRTRATMRRETGNSIRFDDNAAVLINDDQNPRGTRVFGPVARELRERNFTKIVSLAPEVI from the coding sequence ATGATTCAGCAAGAAACATTCTTAACCGTTGCAGATAACAGTGGTGCAAAGCGTTTGCAATGTATTAGGGTCTTGGGCTCCAATCGTCGGTATGCCCATGTAGGCGATGTGATTGTTGCTTCAGTTAAAGATGCGATGCCAAATATGGGAGTCAAAAAATCAGATGTTGTTAAAGCGGTTGTTGTTCGAACTAGAGCAACAATGCGTAGAGAGACTGGAAATTCAATTCGCTTTGATGACAACGCTGCTGTTCTTATTAATGATGATCAAAACCCAAGAGGCACTAGGGTGTTTGGTCCCGTCGCACGAGAATTAAGAGAGCGCAATTTCACTAAAATTGTTTCTTTAGCTCCGGAGGTTATTTAG
- the rpsQ gene encoding 30S ribosomal protein S17: MALKEMVGTVVSDKMQKTVVVAVENRFPHPIYQKIISRTTRYKAHDAENHCKVGDRVRIKESPPMSAHKRWTVTDVLVKGMKSKEAAK, from the coding sequence ATGGCACTTAAGGAAATGGTCGGCACTGTTGTCAGTGACAAAATGCAAAAAACAGTAGTTGTGGCTGTGGAAAATAGATTTCCACATCCAATTTACCAAAAAATTATTAGTCGTACGACTAGATATAAAGCCCATGATGCAGAAAACCATTGCAAAGTGGGAGACAGAGTTCGGATTAAAGAGTCTCCTCCAATGAGCGCTCACAAACGATGGACGGTTACAGATGTTCTCGTTAAGGGTATGAAATCTAAGGAGGCTGCAAAATGA
- the rpmC gene encoding 50S ribosomal protein L29, translated as MSKTTTNDVRSLSDSEISEKIENLRKELFDLRFKQATRQLAKTHRFKEARTELAQLLTVSNERSRSNTSS; from the coding sequence ATGAGCAAAACAACTACGAACGATGTAAGGAGTCTCTCTGATTCCGAGATATCAGAAAAGATCGAAAATCTTCGTAAAGAGCTTTTTGATCTTCGTTTTAAGCAAGCCACTAGACAGCTAGCGAAAACTCACCGTTTCAAAGAAGCACGAACCGAATTGGCTCAACTTTTAACGGTTTCTAACGAGCGAAGCCGCTCCAACACATCATCTTGA
- the rplP gene encoding 50S ribosomal protein L16, which yields MLSPKRTKFRKQQRGRMRGVATRGNKISFGQFALQAQDCGWVTSRQIEASRRAMTRYVKRGGQIWIRIFPDKPVTMRPAETRMGSGKGNPEFWVAVVKPGRILFEMGGDEITEEIAKEAMRLAQYKLPVKTKFISLEEDLNKGNYKPAKTPVTADDSESAS from the coding sequence ATGCTTAGTCCAAAAAGAACCAAATTTCGTAAACAACAAAGAGGCCGTATGCGCGGTGTTGCTACTAGAGGTAACAAAATCTCTTTTGGTCAGTTTGCATTGCAAGCTCAAGACTGTGGATGGGTTACCTCAAGGCAAATTGAGGCAAGTCGAAGAGCTATGACTCGTTATGTAAAAAGGGGGGGACAGATTTGGATTCGGATTTTCCCCGACAAGCCAGTAACGATGAGGCCTGCTGAAACAAGAATGGGCTCTGGTAAAGGTAACCCAGAATTTTGGGTTGCAGTAGTCAAGCCTGGTCGAATCTTGTTTGAAATGGGTGGCGATGAAATTACAGAGGAAATTGCAAAAGAGGCAATGCGTCTTGCTCAATACAAGCTTCCAGTAAAAACAAAATTTATTTCCCTAGAGGAAGATCTCAATAAGGGAAATTATAAACCTGCGAAAACGCCAGTTACAGCAGATGATTCGGAGTCAGCATCATGA
- the rpsC gene encoding 30S ribosomal protein S3: MGHKIHPTGIRLGITQEHRSKWYAPTKTYPLLLQEDDRIRTFIKKKYGAAGISDVLIARKADQLEVELKTARPGVIVGRQGSGIEELRSGIQKTIGDRNRQVRINVVEVEKVDADAYLLAEYIAQQLEKRVAFRRTIRMAVQRAQRAGVLGLKIQVGGRLNGAEIARSEWTREGRVPLHTLRAEIDYATKVASTTYGVLGIKVWVFKGEVLPKEEQPLPVGSSPRRSRGNRRPQQFEDRSNEGK, from the coding sequence ATGGGACATAAAATTCACCCCACTGGAATTAGACTTGGTATCACCCAAGAGCATCGTTCTAAATGGTACGCACCTACTAAAACTTATCCTTTATTACTTCAAGAAGATGATCGGATACGTACTTTCATCAAGAAAAAATATGGAGCAGCCGGCATAAGTGATGTATTAATTGCTCGAAAAGCAGATCAGCTTGAGGTTGAATTAAAAACTGCTAGACCAGGAGTAATTGTTGGTAGGCAAGGAAGTGGCATTGAAGAACTCAGATCTGGTATTCAAAAAACAATCGGTGATAGAAATAGACAAGTACGAATAAATGTAGTTGAAGTAGAAAAAGTTGATGCAGATGCCTATCTTCTTGCAGAATATATTGCTCAGCAACTTGAAAAGCGTGTTGCGTTTAGACGAACAATTCGAATGGCTGTTCAAAGAGCGCAAAGAGCTGGTGTTCTAGGTCTGAAAATACAAGTTGGTGGAAGGTTGAATGGCGCTGAAATCGCACGTTCAGAATGGACACGTGAAGGGAGGGTTCCTCTCCACACTTTGAGAGCAGAAATTGATTACGCGACCAAAGTAGCTAGTACAACCTATGGCGTTTTAGGAATCAAAGTATGGGTTTTCAAGGGCGAAGTTCTTCCAAAAGAAGAACAGCCCTTACCTGTTGGTTCTTCACCTCGACGCAGTAGGGGAAATCGAAGACCTCAACAATTCGAGGATCGTTCCAATGAAGGTAAATAA
- the rplV gene encoding 50S ribosomal protein L22, translating into MTTSSTKSVAQAHGRYIRGSASKVRRVLDQIRGRTYRDALIMLEFMPYRSTEPITKVLRSAVANAENNLGLDPSSLVITAATADMGPPMKRYRPRAQGRAFAIKKQTCHISIAVSANQQTNSEDSD; encoded by the coding sequence ATGACTACTTCATCAACTAAATCGGTAGCCCAGGCACATGGGCGCTACATTCGCGGATCTGCTTCAAAAGTACGACGTGTTCTTGATCAAATAAGAGGAAGAACTTACAGGGATGCATTAATCATGCTTGAGTTTATGCCTTATCGATCAACTGAGCCAATAACGAAGGTTTTGCGCTCAGCAGTTGCTAATGCAGAAAACAACCTTGGACTTGATCCTTCTTCTTTGGTTATTACTGCTGCTACGGCTGACATGGGGCCACCAATGAAACGCTATAGGCCTAGGGCTCAAGGCAGAGCATTTGCTATTAAAAAGCAGACATGCCACATCAGCATTGCTGTTTCGGCTAATCAACAAACAAATTCAGAGGACTCAGACTGA
- the rpsS gene encoding 30S ribosomal protein S19 yields the protein MGRSLKKGPFISDSLLRKIEKQNSNDDKTVIKTWSRASTILPMMIGHTIAVHNGKSHIPVFITEQMVGHKLGEFAPTRTYKGHIRDKKGAR from the coding sequence ATGGGACGTTCACTAAAAAAAGGGCCATTTATTTCAGACAGTTTGCTTCGCAAAATTGAGAAGCAAAACTCTAATGACGATAAAACTGTCATCAAAACATGGTCCAGAGCCTCAACAATTTTGCCAATGATGATTGGCCATACAATTGCTGTTCACAATGGAAAGAGCCATATACCTGTCTTCATCACTGAGCAAATGGTTGGACATAAGTTAGGTGAGTTTGCTCCAACTCGAACCTACAAAGGTCATATCAGAGACAAAAAAGGAGCGCGCTAA
- the rplB gene encoding 50S ribosomal protein L2, translating into MAIRSFKPYTPGTRTRVVTDFSEVTSNKPERSLVVSKHRKKGRNNRGVITCRHRGGGHKRLYRIVDFRRNKHGVSAKVAAIHYDPHRNARLALLFYSDGEKRYILAPADITVGQEVISGPDAPIETGNALPLSSMPLGSSVHCVELYPGRGGQMVRTAGASAQVMAKEGDYVALKLPSTEVRLVRKECYATLGEVGNSEIRNTSLGKAGRRRWLGRRPQVRGSVMNPCDHPHGGGEGKAPVGRAGPVTPWGKAALGLKTRKKNKPSNKYVLRKRRKVSKRSRGGRDS; encoded by the coding sequence ATGGCAATAAGAAGTTTCAAACCTTACACACCTGGTACTCGTACAAGAGTAGTCACTGATTTTAGTGAAGTTACATCCAATAAACCTGAGCGCTCACTTGTCGTATCTAAACATCGAAAGAAAGGGCGGAATAACAGAGGAGTAATCACTTGCCGTCATAGAGGTGGAGGGCACAAAAGGTTATATAGGATTGTTGATTTTCGTCGAAATAAGCACGGTGTTTCCGCCAAAGTTGCGGCAATACATTACGACCCACATCGGAATGCAAGACTTGCTTTACTTTTTTATTCGGATGGTGAAAAGAGATACATACTTGCACCTGCGGACATAACTGTTGGGCAAGAAGTTATTTCAGGCCCTGATGCACCCATTGAAACTGGTAATGCTTTACCACTTTCTTCAATGCCTTTAGGTTCGAGCGTTCATTGTGTTGAATTGTATCCAGGACGAGGCGGACAGATGGTTCGTACGGCTGGAGCTAGTGCCCAAGTCATGGCTAAAGAAGGAGATTATGTTGCATTGAAATTACCTTCAACTGAGGTTCGATTAGTTAGAAAAGAATGCTACGCCACACTTGGAGAGGTTGGTAATTCTGAAATTAGAAATACCAGTCTTGGAAAAGCTGGAAGAAGAAGATGGCTTGGCAGAAGACCTCAAGTTAGAGGAAGTGTAATGAATCCCTGTGATCACCCTCATGGAGGAGGAGAGGGGAAGGCCCCAGTTGGACGCGCTGGCCCTGTTACCCCTTGGGGTAAAGCTGCTCTTGGTTTGAAAACTAGGAAGAAGAATAAGCCCAGTAATAAGTATGTCCTTCGAAAACGACGCAAGGTATCTAAACGTAGTAGAGGAGGTCGCGATTCATGA
- a CDS encoding 50S ribosomal protein L23: MTKFFDKRLTDVIKRPLITEKATKALDLNQYTFEVDPRAAKPDIKAAVEKMFDVKVLGISTMNPPRKSRRVGRFSGKRPQVKKAVVRLAEGNSIQLFPESEEA; the protein is encoded by the coding sequence ATGACTAAATTTTTTGATAAACGACTTACTGATGTGATTAAGCGTCCTTTGATAACTGAGAAGGCTACAAAAGCTTTGGATTTAAATCAGTACACTTTTGAGGTCGATCCAAGAGCAGCTAAGCCTGACATAAAAGCTGCCGTAGAAAAAATGTTTGATGTCAAGGTACTCGGTATTAGTACTATGAATCCTCCAAGAAAAAGCAGGAGAGTTGGTAGGTTTTCTGGAAAGAGACCTCAAGTGAAGAAAGCTGTTGTTCGACTAGCTGAAGGCAATTCCATCCAGTTGTTCCCAGAATCAGAGGAGGCTTAA
- the rplD gene encoding 50S ribosomal protein L4: MANCTVLDWQGKEAGESSIDLKTAKESTAADLLHRAVLRQQAHSRQGTASTLTRSEVRGGGRKPYKQKGTGRARQGSIRTPLRPGGGIIFGPKPRKYSLEMNRKERRLALRTALMSRISDAKIIKDFGSKLEVPKTSEIVALLKRLGIDSDGKILIILNKPSEIIKRSIRNLEKTKLISADQLNVFDLLNANSLVIGEDALSTIKEVYSND, translated from the coding sequence ATGGCTAACTGTACTGTTCTTGATTGGCAAGGCAAAGAGGCTGGAGAATCATCAATTGATTTGAAAACTGCCAAGGAATCTACAGCAGCAGATTTATTACATCGTGCTGTTTTGCGCCAACAGGCTCATAGCCGACAAGGAACTGCAAGCACTCTGACTAGGTCTGAGGTTCGAGGAGGCGGGAGGAAACCCTATAAGCAAAAAGGTACTGGTAGAGCAAGGCAAGGTTCAATTAGAACTCCTCTTCGCCCAGGAGGTGGAATTATATTTGGCCCCAAACCTCGCAAATATAGCTTGGAAATGAATAGGAAAGAACGAAGGCTAGCTCTTCGTACTGCTTTAATGAGTAGGATTTCAGATGCAAAAATAATTAAAGACTTCGGTTCAAAGCTAGAAGTTCCTAAAACAAGCGAAATTGTTGCTCTACTCAAGCGACTGGGAATCGATTCTGATGGGAAAATTCTGATTATTCTCAATAAGCCATCAGAAATTATAAAGCGCTCAATTAGAAACTTAGAAAAAACAAAGCTTATCTCTGCTGATCAATTAAATGTGTTTGATCTTCTCAATGCCAATTCTTTGGTAATAGGCGAAGACGCATTATCAACCATTAAGGAGGTCTACAGTAATGACTAA
- the rplC gene encoding 50S ribosomal protein L3 yields the protein MSLGILGKKLGMSQLFDDQGRAVPVTLIEAGPCRITQLKSSDTDGYASVQIGFQLIREKLINKPSKGHLAKSGNDLLRHLREYRVENSGEFKLGAAITVDDFEKGQKVDVSGDTMGRGFAGYQKRHGFSRGPMSHGSKNHRLPGSTGAGTTPGRVYPGKRMAGRMGGKKVTTRGLEILKIDTNHNLLVVKGSVPGKPGSLLNIRPAKRVGVSTQQGGK from the coding sequence ATGTCTTTAGGAATCTTAGGTAAGAAGTTGGGGATGTCCCAACTCTTCGATGATCAAGGCAGAGCCGTTCCAGTCACTTTGATCGAAGCGGGTCCCTGTCGAATCACTCAATTGAAATCCTCTGATACGGATGGTTATGCCTCTGTTCAGATAGGCTTTCAATTAATTCGTGAAAAACTTATTAACAAGCCTTCAAAAGGTCATCTTGCTAAATCAGGAAATGACCTTTTGCGTCATCTTCGAGAGTACCGAGTAGAAAATTCTGGTGAATTTAAACTTGGAGCGGCAATCACTGTCGATGATTTCGAAAAAGGTCAAAAAGTTGATGTTAGTGGCGACACTATGGGTAGAGGATTCGCAGGTTATCAAAAGCGACATGGCTTTAGCCGAGGACCTATGAGTCACGGTTCAAAGAATCATCGATTGCCTGGTTCGACAGGGGCTGGAACAACTCCTGGTCGTGTTTATCCAGGGAAAAGGATGGCTGGTCGTATGGGCGGTAAAAAAGTCACTACAAGAGGCCTTGAAATTCTAAAGATAGATACAAATCACAATTTATTGGTAGTAAAAGGATCTGTTCCAGGGAAGCCCGGATCTCTTTTAAACATTAGACCTGCCAAAAGAGTTGGCGTCTCTACCCAGCAAGGAGGTAAATGA
- a CDS encoding NAD(P)H-quinone oxidoreductase subunit N — MPLLLSGQKFRTDLESFGCLAILSPLEGGAETRLLRRLRASGYQTQITSARGLGDPVIFLTQLHGIRPPHLGHQNVGRNGALGEVQQVIPQLNELLVEDRTLVLWLLEGQVLSKSELLAINNLCQKEPRIKIVIEMGGARSIKWQPLNEFINRN; from the coding sequence ATGCCTTTATTACTCTCTGGTCAGAAATTTCGCACTGATCTTGAATCATTCGGCTGCCTTGCCATCCTTAGTCCATTAGAAGGTGGAGCAGAAACTCGTTTACTTCGAAGACTTAGAGCTAGCGGCTATCAAACACAGATAACTTCCGCTAGAGGATTAGGAGATCCAGTTATCTTTCTTACCCAATTACATGGAATCAGACCACCGCATTTGGGACATCAAAATGTTGGAAGGAATGGGGCCTTAGGTGAAGTTCAACAAGTTATTCCTCAATTAAATGAATTGTTAGTCGAAGATAGAACCTTGGTTTTATGGTTATTAGAGGGGCAAGTCTTGTCCAAGTCAGAGCTGTTAGCAATAAATAATCTCTGTCAAAAGGAACCTCGAATCAAAATTGTTATTGAGATGGGAGGAGCTCGAAGTATTAAATGGCAACCATTAAACGAATTCATAAATAGAAATTAG
- a CDS encoding LdpA C-terminal domain-containing domain — MITHNSICNSEALKKGNWVKLICGASNQDLSSITDLCSIYGAAGVHCIDLAADEAVIHAARNAIDWVFQTYGKKPWLMISLSDGKDAHFRKAWFDPDLCPSNCSRPCQSICPAHAIENEGGIKANKCYGCGRCIDTCPLGIIQEKDRRLTLKDFAPLLTSIRPDAVEIHTAPGRGQEFEKTIKEIFKVDLHLQRLSVSCGLQGHGINHEKLAEELWLRHKFLRIHNQKPLWQIDGRRMSGDLGAGAAKIAVKLWERIRPIAPPGPLQLAGGTNESTIKYLSEIKGPEGVAFGGRARRIIQPWLEEAQRKRISLREWPEGWEAALAEAKQLINPWLERKSL; from the coding sequence GTGATTACTCACAATTCGATTTGCAATTCTGAAGCTCTCAAAAAAGGTAACTGGGTAAAATTAATTTGTGGCGCAAGTAATCAAGACTTATCTTCCATAACTGATCTTTGCTCAATTTATGGAGCTGCAGGGGTTCATTGCATTGACCTTGCTGCCGACGAAGCTGTCATACATGCAGCTCGCAATGCTATTGATTGGGTTTTCCAAACTTATGGAAAAAAACCTTGGCTGATGATCAGCTTAAGTGATGGAAAAGATGCGCATTTTCGCAAAGCTTGGTTTGATCCAGACCTATGTCCTTCGAATTGCTCAAGACCCTGTCAAAGCATTTGTCCAGCTCACGCGATTGAAAACGAAGGTGGTATAAAGGCAAATAAATGCTATGGATGTGGCCGATGTATTGATACATGCCCACTAGGAATCATTCAAGAAAAGGATCGAAGATTAACTCTGAAAGATTTTGCTCCATTGTTAACAAGTATCAGACCAGATGCAGTAGAAATTCATACTGCTCCAGGAAGAGGCCAAGAATTTGAAAAAACAATCAAGGAAATTTTTAAAGTCGATCTACATCTACAACGATTATCTGTAAGCTGCGGTTTACAAGGGCATGGAATAAACCATGAAAAATTAGCAGAAGAACTTTGGCTGCGACATAAATTCCTGAGAATTCATAATCAAAAACCTCTGTGGCAAATTGATGGGCGTCGAATGAGTGGAGATCTCGGAGCAGGTGCGGCCAAAATCGCAGTAAAACTCTGGGAAAGAATACGCCCAATAGCCCCACCAGGTCCCTTACAACTTGCTGGAGGGACTAATGAATCGACCATTAAGTACCTTTCAGAGATCAAAGGGCCTGAAGGAGTTGCTTTTGGAGGGAGAGCAAGGAGAATAATCCAACCATGGCTAGAAGAGGCTCAACGAAAAAGAATTAGTCTTAGAGAGTGGCCTGAAGGCTGGGAGGCAGCTCTTGCAGAGGCAAAACAACTGATAAATCCTTGGCTGGAAAGAAAATCTTTATAA
- a CDS encoding HAD family hydrolase: MIEKPLLVFDFDGVIVDGIKEYWSSSCQTCVNILSAKEKEIISFPTEIPKTFKAMRPWVNHGWEMVILAAECSNKTSQLNLKGLQNFSKNYQIERSLALEKWGWTPVQLQEALNQTRREAISNHFSQWLNLHQPFSLVTQRLKTLEKEGIEFAVLTTKSIEFTKKLLNCFDLQPKLVFGHESGSKVDVLSQLLQTRIIQGFIEDRRTTLEKVLEDPKLKSIPCYLASWGYLKPQDKNNLPSSIKLLNSDTLREPISKWS; the protein is encoded by the coding sequence GTGATAGAGAAGCCTCTACTTGTTTTTGATTTTGATGGTGTCATCGTTGACGGCATTAAGGAGTATTGGTCAAGTTCTTGTCAAACTTGTGTAAATATACTTTCTGCCAAAGAAAAAGAAATTATTTCTTTTCCTACTGAGATTCCCAAAACTTTTAAGGCCATGAGGCCATGGGTTAATCATGGTTGGGAAATGGTTATTTTGGCTGCTGAATGTTCCAATAAAACTAGTCAATTAAACTTAAAAGGTTTACAAAATTTCTCAAAAAATTATCAAATAGAACGCTCTTTAGCTCTTGAAAAATGGGGTTGGACACCTGTTCAATTACAAGAAGCTTTAAATCAAACGAGAAGAGAAGCAATATCAAATCATTTCAGTCAGTGGTTAAATCTTCATCAGCCTTTTTCTTTAGTCACTCAACGCCTCAAGACACTTGAGAAGGAAGGCATTGAATTTGCTGTTTTAACAACAAAAAGTATTGAGTTTACAAAAAAACTTTTGAACTGTTTCGATCTTCAGCCAAAGCTTGTTTTCGGTCACGAATCAGGAAGTAAAGTCGATGTCTTGAGCCAACTCTTACAGACAAGAATAATTCAAGGGTTTATTGAAGATCGAAGAACTACCTTAGAAAAAGTCTTGGAAGATCCAAAGCTGAAATCTATCCCTTGTTACCTAGCAAGCTGGGGATACTTAAAACCTCAGGATAAAAATAATCTTCCTTCCAGTATTAAATTATTAAATTCAGATACTTTACGAGAACCTATTTCAAAGTGGTCTTGA
- the recA gene encoding recombinase RecA — MSNEGKSLQSTEPKRIDAKSGEKEKALSLVVGQIERNFGKGSIMRLGDASKMRVETISTGALTLDLALGGGYPKGRVIEVYGPESSGKTTLTLHAIAEIQRNGGVAAFVDAEHALDPVYAASLGVDVENLLVSQPDTGEMALEIVDQLIRSAAVDLVVVDSVAALTPRSEIEGEMGDHSVGAQARLMSQAMRKITGNIGKSGCTVIFLNQLRLKIGITYGNPETTTGGNALKFYASVRLDIRRIQTLKRGTEEYGIRAKVKVAKNKVAPPFRIAEFDILFGKGISTLGCLLDLADETNVVTRKGAWYSYEGDNIGQGRDNTITWLEQNPESKEIIEKLVKEKLTEGSEVSANSMRPLAAAARQASSRPNLSKVSANG, encoded by the coding sequence ATGTCAAACGAAGGTAAGTCACTCCAATCAACTGAACCGAAGAGAATAGACGCAAAATCTGGAGAAAAAGAAAAAGCATTGAGCTTAGTGGTTGGGCAAATAGAACGCAATTTCGGAAAGGGTTCGATCATGCGTCTTGGGGACGCGTCAAAGATGCGGGTAGAAACAATATCTACGGGTGCTTTAACTCTTGATTTAGCTCTTGGTGGCGGCTATCCCAAAGGACGTGTAATTGAAGTTTATGGTCCCGAAAGCTCTGGGAAAACAACGCTGACATTACATGCGATAGCTGAGATTCAACGTAACGGCGGAGTTGCTGCATTTGTAGATGCAGAACATGCTCTTGACCCAGTCTATGCAGCTTCTCTTGGTGTTGACGTAGAGAATCTTCTCGTATCTCAACCTGATACAGGCGAGATGGCATTGGAAATCGTGGACCAACTTATTAGATCTGCTGCAGTCGATCTAGTTGTTGTTGATTCAGTCGCTGCACTTACGCCCCGTTCAGAGATAGAAGGAGAAATGGGTGATCATTCAGTAGGCGCTCAAGCTCGTCTAATGAGTCAAGCAATGAGAAAAATTACTGGAAATATTGGCAAGTCTGGTTGCACAGTGATTTTCTTAAATCAATTACGTCTAAAAATTGGTATTACATATGGGAATCCAGAAACAACCACTGGTGGAAATGCTCTTAAATTTTATGCGTCTGTAAGGTTAGATATTCGTCGTATTCAAACGTTAAAGAGAGGAACTGAAGAATATGGAATTCGCGCAAAAGTGAAAGTCGCAAAAAACAAAGTTGCACCTCCATTCCGAATAGCCGAATTTGATATTCTTTTTGGAAAAGGAATTAGTACTCTCGGTTGTCTTCTTGATTTGGCAGATGAGACTAATGTCGTTACTCGTAAAGGAGCTTGGTATAGCTATGAAGGTGACAATATTGGGCAAGGGAGAGACAATACCATTACCTGGCTTGAACAAAATCCTGAATCAAAAGAAATAATTGAAAAGTTAGTTAAAGAAAAATTAACTGAAGGCTCAGAAGTAAGTGCTAATTCAATGAGACCATTAGCGGCAGCCGCTCGACAGGCTTCATCACGACCAAACCTAAGCAAAGTTTCAGCGAACGGTTAA
- a CDS encoding DUF2839 domain-containing protein has protein sequence MGEARRRSEQGLKPRGKKNSRNESPRIVSWFPVTQAQRDQFIQLSIRAGWIGIAALVILWIIVRFVGPAAGWWIPADIR, from the coding sequence ATGGGAGAAGCACGCCGAAGATCTGAGCAAGGATTAAAACCTCGTGGTAAGAAAAACTCTAGGAATGAGTCACCTCGTATTGTCTCTTGGTTTCCTGTTACACAAGCGCAACGAGATCAATTTATACAATTAAGTATACGTGCAGGATGGATAGGTATTGCTGCTTTAGTTATTCTTTGGATCATTGTTCGCTTCGTTGGACCTGCTGCAGGGTGGTGGATTCCTGCTGATATCAGATAA
- a CDS encoding helicase — protein sequence MLEVNSHKHLKKYYQNNLALWPHNLTLTRLISRSLSRKDNTYIQLSSDSKDFWWPGLLIPLCLHNNNIVLILSERQYRLLFEVELPKLRSSRLGFDYVEGIELIPSDKKIWVLTYQDLICAHDKDLLKNRQLIFPESEFILSEIRESMSIQVTPKDWEDLIASHPRFEASIIAVHERLSRSLFSHSVSADAVKRVDYSELLALKAILKDDLPSAMPWGRVLNVVNNEWVTWAKLDNRKLSWDWHIQPLLPSQTLSVLLSKNTFLMLANSAQSDSFFLDLNRKKLTFNVKVNLGNKFDQEPTPLFVPKRQPLPNTSHFYRHIIRQCQRLILGRSHSTIILVDDLQLRLQITSELAGEFGLRVVHETTNIETNGIICCSCDWWIINQYNLPTPDQLIFPVIPLPTLESPWIAAKVEMLKHQGRDWFREFLFPETLTTLLKSIAIIRGKDVRVAILDGRMHYRSWGKLIFEALEPWVALERLLPY from the coding sequence ATGCTTGAGGTGAATTCACATAAACATTTAAAAAAATACTATCAAAACAATCTTGCTCTATGGCCTCATAATTTGACCCTAACAAGATTGATCTCTAGAAGCTTAAGTCGTAAAGATAATACTTATATTCAATTATCAAGTGACAGTAAAGATTTTTGGTGGCCTGGCCTTTTGATTCCACTTTGCTTGCATAACAATAATATTGTGCTGATTCTTTCAGAGAGACAATATCGACTTTTGTTTGAAGTGGAATTACCAAAGTTAAGATCTAGTCGATTAGGTTTTGATTATGTAGAAGGAATTGAATTAATTCCTTCAGATAAAAAAATTTGGGTTCTAACATATCAAGATCTTATTTGCGCACATGACAAAGATTTATTGAAAAATCGCCAATTAATTTTTCCTGAATCTGAGTTTATTCTTAGTGAGATTAGAGAATCTATGTCTATTCAAGTTACTCCAAAAGATTGGGAGGATTTAATTGCTTCTCACCCACGTTTTGAAGCTTCAATTATTGCAGTTCATGAGCGTCTAAGTCGGAGTCTTTTTAGTCATTCAGTAAGTGCTGATGCTGTCAAAAGAGTTGATTATAGTGAGCTTTTAGCGTTAAAAGCAATTCTCAAAGATGACTTGCCTTCAGCAATGCCTTGGGGAAGAGTGCTTAATGTCGTCAACAACGAATGGGTAACATGGGCGAAACTAGACAATCGAAAACTTAGTTGGGATTGGCATATTCAACCTTTGCTTCCTTCGCAAACTCTCTCAGTTCTCCTATCAAAAAATACTTTTTTGATGCTGGCTAACTCAGCTCAAAGCGATTCTTTCTTTTTAGATTTAAATAGGAAAAAATTAACTTTCAATGTCAAGGTGAATTTAGGAAATAAATTTGATCAAGAACCTACTCCGTTATTTGTTCCTAAAAGACAACCTTTGCCAAATACATCTCATTTTTATCGTCATATTATAAGACAGTGTCAAAGATTAATTCTTGGTCGTTCTCATTCAACTATTATTTTGGTAGATGATTTACAACTACGACTTCAGATAACTAGTGAATTGGCTGGAGAATTTGGATTGAGAGTCGTTCATGAAACTACTAATATTGAGACGAATGGGATTATTTGTTGTAGCTGTGATTGGTGGATTATTAATCAGTACAATTTGCCAACTCCAGACCAGTTGATTTTCCCAGTGATTCCATTGCCTACTTTAGAATCACCTTGGATTGCAGCCAAAGTTGAAATGCTTAAGCATCAAGGTCGTGACTGGTTTCGAGAATTCCTTTTCCCAGAAACCCTTACTACCCTTCTTAAATCGATTGCAATCATTAGGGGGAAAGATGTTCGAGTCGCCATACTTGACGGCCGTATGCACTATAGAAGTTGGGGAAAACTAATATTCGAAGCGCTTGAGCCGTGGGTCGCTTTAGAGCGTTTATTGCCTTATTAA